One segment of Sulfobacillus thermosulfidooxidans DSM 9293 DNA contains the following:
- a CDS encoding NAD(P)H-dependent glycerol-3-phosphate dehydrogenase, protein MTPRLTIFGSGNWALTLADIAARSGTEVTMYVRRQELCDILKRTHSHPQYLTHLKLPPNVVFTHDLGEAAAYSHNWLMVVPSQHMRTLAIRLRPFVTDAHHVVSAAKGLEEHTALRMTQVLHDCWPEVNAQLGALSGPNLAYEISLGQPAASVIAGSAALFDAMAPLLGHANLRLYGQPDIVGVELGGALKNVLAIAVGIANASGLGANAEAAIMTRGLHEMGRLAVELGAKWSTLAGLSGLGDVVATASSPKSRNRWLGQELAKGRPLNEIIASTSMVVEGVPTAYVAKRLGDEFRLPLPITSEVVEIFNGKPVRQAVQDLMSRERVQESDF, encoded by the coding sequence ATGACACCGCGTCTGACCATTTTTGGGTCGGGAAATTGGGCCCTCACATTGGCAGATATTGCAGCACGCTCCGGTACAGAAGTGACGATGTATGTGAGACGCCAAGAATTATGTGATATTTTAAAGCGCACGCATTCCCACCCTCAGTATCTTACTCATCTTAAGCTTCCCCCGAATGTGGTCTTTACGCATGATCTTGGCGAGGCGGCAGCATATTCCCATAATTGGCTCATGGTTGTTCCCAGCCAACACATGCGGACCTTAGCTATAAGGTTGCGCCCATTTGTGACTGATGCCCATCATGTCGTCTCAGCAGCTAAAGGACTTGAAGAACATACCGCTCTACGGATGACACAAGTCCTGCATGATTGTTGGCCCGAGGTTAATGCACAGCTTGGGGCATTAAGCGGGCCGAATTTGGCCTATGAGATTAGTTTGGGTCAACCTGCAGCGAGTGTCATTGCTGGTAGTGCTGCCCTGTTTGATGCGATGGCGCCACTTTTGGGTCATGCCAATTTGCGTTTGTATGGTCAGCCGGATATTGTCGGGGTCGAGTTAGGTGGAGCATTGAAAAACGTTTTAGCCATTGCTGTGGGAATTGCCAATGCATCGGGACTCGGTGCGAATGCCGAAGCGGCCATCATGACACGGGGTCTTCATGAAATGGGCAGGTTGGCCGTGGAACTCGGAGCGAAATGGAGTACATTAGCGGGCCTATCAGGATTGGGAGATGTTGTCGCTACAGCCAGTTCCCCCAAATCGCGAAATAGGTGGTTGGGCCAGGAGTTGGCCAAGGGACGCCCCTTGAACGAAATTATTGCGAGTACCTCAATGGTTGTAGAAGGTGTGCCGACTGCCTATGTCGCCAAACGCCTCGGGGATGAATTTCGTTTGCCCTTGCCGATTACCTCAGAAGTGGTGGAGATTTTTAATGGTAAACCTGTGCGCCAAGCGGTGCAGGATTTAATGAGCCGGGAACGAGTACAGGAATCGGATTTTTAG